In a genomic window of Procambarus clarkii isolate CNS0578487 chromosome 10, FALCON_Pclarkii_2.0, whole genome shotgun sequence:
- the LOC123773445 gene encoding G-protein coupled receptor moody-like, which produces MEEKTNASTGASHQYSSEVVVLTSICNVFTCLIGTFGNVMVMVVMLSSKKLRSNHNTAFMVNLALCLIPICCYTLPLMVAKIMEGRVHGGSLTRSTMWVVYMFQVILHQVHIQSICIMALNRVVALRSPVVFRRMLRSSVVALQLVLIWISSAILWLPLTSISCDFIAYTVTIRIRNASLRKFHVLVTYFTPLIVTIICYVFIYVKLHQRRAGIVALQTREENMTSASGEGTVSDEGTVSGEGTASGEGTASGEGTVSGEGTVSGEGTASGEGTVSGEGTASGEGTLSASKPATAETVGSCRRWEEEASRSVFIISIFLAVCSLPHTIIHIVNCDCLDTWLLVHTLHWLQFCLDPIVYVVVSAEYRKGFLQRLRRLSRTLSFYSDQMRNQ; this is translated from the exons ATGGAGGAGAAAACTAATGCATCTACAGGAGCATCCCATCAGTACTCGTCCGAGGTCGTCGTCCTGACTTCTATTTGCAACGTCTTCACGTGTCTTATAGGAACTTTCG GgaatgtgatggtgatggtggtgatgttgagctcCAAGAAGCTCCGCAGCAACCACAACACGGCCTTCATGGTCAACCTGGCGCTTTGCCTCATCCCTATATGTTGCTACACCTTACCCTTGATGGTCGCTAAGATCATGGAAGGTCGCGTGCACGGTGGGAGCCTCACACGCAGTACCATGTGGGTCGTGTACATGTTCCAGGTCATACTCCATCAGGTCCACATTCAGAGCATCTGTATCATGGCTCTTAACAG GGTCGTGGCGCTGAGGTCCCCAGTGGTCTTCAGGAGGATGCTGAGGTCATCTGTAGTGGCTCTGCAGCTGGTGCTGATCTGGATCTCCTCAGCCATCCTCTGGCTCCCTCTG ACTTCCATCTCTTGTGACTTCATAGCTTATACTGTGACGATTAGGATCCGAAACGCGTCCTTGAGGAAGTTCCACGTCTTGGTGACCTACTTCACCCCTCTAATTGTCACCATCATCTGTTATGTCTTCATATACGTGAAG CTGCACCAGAGAAGGGCAGGCATAGTTGCACTGCAGACTAGAGAAGAGAACATGACGTCTGCCTCAGGCGAGGGGACTGTCTCAGACGAGGGGACTGTCTCAGGCGAGGGGACTGCCTCAGGCGAGGGGACTGCCTCAGGCGAGGGGACTGTCTCAGGCGAGGGGACTGTCTCAGGCGAGGGGACTGCCTCAGGCGAGGGGACTGTCTCAGGCGAGGGGACTGCATCAGGCGAGGGGACTCTCTCAGCAAGCAAGCCCGCCACAGCTGAGACTGTGGGATCCTGTCGCAGATGGGAAGAAGAAGCCTCCAGGAGCGTCTTCATCATCTCTATCTTCTTAGCTGTGTGCAGTTTGCCACACACCATCATCCACATAGTCAACTGTGATTGTCTAGACACCTGGCTCCTCGTGCACACTCTACACTGGCTCCAGTTCTGCCTGGACCCGATAGTGTATGTTGTGGTTAGCGCGGAGTACCGCAAGGGCTTTCTTCAGCGCCTCCGGCGTTTGTCCCGAACTCTCAGCTTTTACAGTGACCAAATGAGAAACCAGTAA